One window from the genome of Cottoperca gobio chromosome 15, fCotGob3.1, whole genome shotgun sequence encodes:
- the ston1 gene encoding stonin-1 — protein sequence MCATNHSNWVTFEDDNTPLSSPQKPPQSPERIKASVPRPIGLKLVLPPISDTSWSFNSSLESPQSLSGSSCVPCNTPFCTPGSGAPSNGSPFHSNTREKNDFFRSLSSTSTPTVPSPAPEALHQSSDGPSPFPSFQRNSGHYNPFWDGSRHSADVDSSSSDSESESHNNLPRFFIRTKDGSEPPRDHLQNSFSYVCHKLEGLQAGADQETKTESDGERRLSCKSEVLSEGSSQFVPRGLFRSQKRDGWSVMLRIPEKKNRMSSRQWGPIYLRMLPGGVLQMYYEKGLEKPFKEFQLLPQCRLSDLKLESYGEPRKVLSVKVEHFSYTEKKRYHPKLEVSHEAEAEELLKFGSTVHDDMEDLVVSMEEEIFKLCMHHQQRRHYEEQELSLQITDHIWVQLDKFGEVMERTAFTQIHCLSFLNGLGDCFLALNDLGLLRFDSNYGSEEDGELWMEVADCHFHKCVNETEFQRSRLIKFAPPEACRVELMRYKTAILGCIEIPFSVKAVVTVQGAYVELQAFLNMSPTFPSTVGASDTSPLCENVVIRVPVPGDWVKVTQTVALLRQRSLKARMNRNACLGAVGAADSQPVMQVTIGTVKYENVYSAVVWRIDRLPAKNTAVDHPHSFSCKLELGSDQEIPSDWYPFVTMECEIMGAVVSGTKVKSLGTANDIQPQKHVTSWTRYHCQAKLYLSIIDDVIESMRELFLDEGLEDRVLDDLRHLWEAKMMQSKAMEDFRKNNINSSNFVLQLPTNYRRSDQELTASVVIPASHNIHSFPLKNNSETLATFSLPAGLSYPVQIPAGVTLQTSTGQLYKVNVPVVVTQAPAGQPLISRLAQKVTVRREAPAPQSAAVPPNTTHPQRVEPPSVPASSVTQPPHPKSSLPPGQQSTLPQQPHVPAAEPSQLQGARAPEPEVTPEENEQRPQPEPMNLRMDASPCSQLLDFQISSEEALTQTVPLNSRDIDDILKEVIEEEREKAERARNLAPAKTDNQSEAVLGLDLDYNYNELSDIVQLDGPAGNSDLEEEEGGPLEENDFLGIINAEAIKALQEGDGSSDGNSISSCSDSEGAELADVVEEDPLNSGDDVIEQDIPDLFDTDNVIVCQYDKIHRSKNRWKFHLKDGVMCYGGRDYVFSKAVGEAEW from the exons ATGTGTGCCACAAATCACTCAAACTGGGTCACATTTGAAGACGACAACACACCGCTCTCATCACCTCAGAAGCCCCCACAGTCACCAGAGCGTATCAAAGCATCAGTACCGCGTCCCATTGGTCTGAAATTAGTTCTTCCTCCAATCAGCGATACTTCCTGGAGCTTCAACAGTTCTCTGGAATCCCCTCAAAGTCTGAGTGGAAGTTCCTGTGTACCATGTAACACGCCCTTTTGCACTCCTGGGAGTGGGGCTCCTAGCAATGGGTCCCCATTTCACTCCAACACGAGGGAAAAGAACGACTTCTTCCGGAGTCTCTCCAGTACGTCTACCCCCACTGTTCCCTCGCCTGCGCCGGAGGCCCTGCATCAATCCTCAGACGGACCAAGCCCTTTCCCTTCTTTCCAGAGGAACTCAGGACACTATAACCCCTTCTGGGATGGATCTAGACACAGCGCAGATGTAGACAGCTCCTCCTCAGACTCAGAATCTGAATCTCACAACAACCTACCACGTTTCTTTATTCGGACCAAAGACGGCAGTGAGCCTCCGCGTGACCACCTCCAAAACTCTTTCTCCTACGTTTGCCATAAACTGGAAGGTCTACAGGCGGGAGCTGATCAAGAAACAAAGACGGAAAGTGATGGGGAGCGGCGGCTAAGTTGCAAAAGTGAGGTGTTAAGCGAGGGTTCATCTCAGTTCGTTCCTCGGGGTCTGTTTCGTAGTCAGAAGAGAGACGGCTGGTCTGTCATGCTCAGGATTCCTGAAAAGAAGAACCGCATGTCCTCGCGACAGTGGGGGCCGATCTACCTCCGTATGTTGCCGGGAGGTGTGCTGCAGATGTACTATGAGAAAGGGCTGGAGAAGCCATTCAAGGAGTTCCAGCTTCTCCCCCAATGCAGGCTCTCGGATCTTAAACTGGAAAGCTACGGCGAGCCCCGCAAAGTCCTCTCGGTCAAGGTGGAACATTTCTCGTACACGGAAAAGAAACGCTACCACCCCAAGCTGGAGGTTAGTCATGAGGCGGAGGCAGAAGAGCTGCTCAAGTTCGGCTCCACGGTGCATGACGACATGGAGGACCTGGTCGTCTCCATGGAGGAGGAAATCTTTAAATTGTGTATGCACCACCAGCAGAGGCGGCACTACGAGGAGCAGGAGCTGTCGTTGCAGATCACTGATCATATCTGGGTACAACTGGATAAGTTCGGAGAAGTCATGGAGAGGACAGCCTTCACCCAGattcactgtctctctttcctgAACGGACTAGGGGATTGTTTCCTTGCCCTTAACGATCTCGGCCTGCTGCGCTTTGACTCCAACTACGGGTCGGAGGAGGACGGTGAACTCTGGATGGAGGTCGCAGACTGCCATTTTCACAAATGTGTGAATGAGACGGAGTTTCAGAGGTCCCGGCTGATTAAATTTGCACCTCCCGAGGCCTGCAGGGTGGAGCTGATGCGGTACAAGACGGCGATTTTGGGTTGCATAGAAATTCCCTTCTCAGTCAAAGCTGTTGTCACAGTTCAAGGTGCCTATGTGGAGCTCCAGGCCTTTCTTAACATGTCACCCACCTTCCCTTCCACAGTGGGGGCGTCTGACACGTCCCCACTGTGTGAGAATGTAGTGATCCGTGTGCCAGTGCCAGGCGACTGGGTCAAGGTGACGCAGACCGTGGCCTTGCTTCGGCAGAGGTCACTGAAGGCCCGTATGAACAGAAATGCCTGCTTGGGTGCCGTCGGTGCTGCAGATTCACAGCCTGTCATGCAGGTGACAATCGGCACTGTCAAGTACGAGAATGTATATTCAGCCGTCGTGTGGAGGATCGACAGACTGCCCGCGAAGAATACGG cAGTGGATCATCCTCATTCATTTTCCTGCAAGCTAGAGCTAGGATCAGATCAGGAGATCCCAAGTGACTGGTACCCTTTTGTCACGATGGAATGTGAAATTATGGGCGCAGTCGTGTCTGGGACCAAGGTGAAGTCGCTGGGCACTGCGAACGACATCCAGCCGCAGAAACATGTGACCAGTTGGACACGCTATCATTGTCAG gCCAAACTCTACTTGTCCATAATTGATGATGTGATTGAAAGTATGAGGGAGCTCTTCTTGGATGAAGGGCTTGAAGACCGTGTCCTGGACGATTTAAGACAT CTTTGGGAGGCAAAGATGATGCAGTCAAAAGCAATGGAAGACTTCAGGAAAAATAATATCAACTCGTCCAACTTTGTACTGCAGCTCCCTACCAACTACCGTCGGAGTGATCAAGAACTCACAG cCTCAGTAGTGATCCCCGCAAGTCACAATATCCACAGTTTCCCACTGAAG AACAATTCAGAGACACTTGctactttttctctccctgctggGTTATCGTACCCCGTGCAGATACCAGCTGGAGTCACTCTACAAACCTCTACTG GTCAACTTTACAAGGTCAATGTTCCTGTCGTGGTTACTCAGGCCCCAGCAGGTCAGCCACTCATATCCCGACTCGCACAGAAAGTCACTGTGCGGAGAGAAGCTCCTGCTCCTCAGTCAGCTGCAGTCCCACCGAATACCACTCATCCTCAGAGGGTGGAGCCGCCCTCTGTTCCAGCTTCTTCTGTCACACAGCCGCCACATCCAAAGAGCAGTTTACCCCCCGGTCAGCAGAGCACCCTCCCCCAGCAGCCACACGTTCCTGCTGCTGAGCCATCGCAGCTTCAGGGGGCCCGCGCTCCAGAGCCAGAGGTCACACCGGAAGAGAATGAGCAGAGGCCACAGCCCGAACCCATGAACCTCAGAATGGACGCATCACCCTGCAGTCAGTTATTAGACTTCCAGATCAGCAGCGAGGAAGCTTTGACACAGACTGTACCGTTAAACAGCCGAGACATTGATGACATTCTGAAGGAAGTGattgaggaggagagagagaaggcagaaaGGGCGAGGAATCTAGCGCCTGCAAAGACTGACAACCAGTCGGAGGCTGTTCTTGGG CTGGACCTGGACTACAACTACAACGAGCTGTCAGACATCGTTCAGCTGGATGGTCCTGCAGGCAACTCTGACctcgaggaggaagaggggggtcCCCTGGAAGAGAATGACTTTCTGGGTATAATCAATGCAGAGGCTATAAAAGCCCTGCAGGAGGGAGATGGAAGCAGTGACGGAAACAGCATCTCCTCCTGCAGCGACAGCGAGGGAGCGGAACTCGCCGATGTAGTTGAAGAG GATCCTTTGAACTCGGGTGATGATGTGATCGAGCAGGACATCCCAGATCTCTTTGACACTGACAATGTAATCGTCTGCCAGTATGACAAA ATTCATCGCAGTAAGAACCGCTGGAAGTTTCATTTGAAAGATGGAGTGATGTGTTACGGAGGCAGGGACTACGTGTTCTCTAAAGCTGTTGGGGAAGCTGAGTGGTGA